One genomic region from Quercus robur chromosome 4, dhQueRobu3.1, whole genome shotgun sequence encodes:
- the LOC126723701 gene encoding putative disease resistance protein At3g14460 isoform X1: MALEFVGGAVFSAFLQVAFDRMASRDVVNFLKGSKVIEGLVRKLKLVLISADSLLVDAEEKQFEDPNVKRWLNELKDAAYVADDLLDEIATEALRSKSEAEFQTSTSTVWDFFSANSFDIQSKLEEILDNLEYIIKQKDALGLVANGALKDAPGLKGIQSRPLTTSCPEEYGVFGRDKDKEGIFEKFQSNGASVDGICVVPIVGMGGVGKTTLARFVFNDKRIEESFDLKAWVCVSENFDNFRIAKTIFEEVTSSACDNQNMNFLQNKIREKFMEKKVFLVLDDVWNEKYNDWVELLKVIRCGAKEIKIIVTTRSTKVASNVRTVAPFFLRQLSDEECWSLFKKHTFINGKASDPILEDIGRQIAQKCKGLPLAAKTLGGLLRCEQDPKEWTMILKSDIWNLPEEKSSILPALRLSYHYLPSHLKQCFAYCSILPKDYEFKKEELVLLWMAQDFLQQSKGNGRMEEIGERYFDDLVSRSLFQQSSTSESRFIMHDLVNDLATFISGEFCFRLEEDNELNEITEKTRHFSCYEGRFDDSKKFEILYDAKDLRTFLEKLKWSWRKEYDNLWKMKCDLLKEFKTMRVLTFSSSRITELPNFVDDLKHLRYLNISDTVIKHLPDSLCKLYNLQTLILSRYITKFPTNTSKLINLRHLDNSKATMEEMPPQMGKMKNLRKLYVFGVGKHDDGSSIKELGELQHLSGKLSLLNLENVQCINKDITEVILKNKQDLSKLKLEWKPGHGAEDSEKERILLEQLCPHTNLNSLTITNYEGTSFPKWLGDSSFSKMVYIELRNCDNCFSLPPLGQLPDLKSLKIQCFGGISSAGPEFYGNTIKPFRALECLTFEDMPEWQEWVIFEGEVFTCLRKLYIKHCPKLSGGLPVQLPSLTTLEIRKCEQLVASLPNSPALHALLCSGKIQVPNGDDYQSLKRVYIEGGVYSILPFLPEFASLSFLAFSECPDLVSFPSGGLCAPNLSRIVIQDCRNLKSLPEGMHTLLPSLVHLGLYGCQELESFPEGGLPSSLESLAINRCEKLISRRMELGLQGLHSLRSFKICGYDNELESFPEEALLPPNLTDFGISYLPNLKSLNGKGFQHLTSLKRLTILGCQNLDCLLEDVLPTSLCELYTFECRLLKERYGNEKGEGRAKIAHIPNISIDY, translated from the coding sequence ATGGCTCTAGAGTTTGTGGGTGGAGCAGTTTTCTCTGCATTCCTTCAGGTGGCGTTTGACAGAATGGCCTCTCGTGACGTTGTCAACTTTCTCAAGGGAAGCAAAGTTATTGAAGGATTGGTGCGAAAGCTGAAGTTAGTGCTGATATCTGCTGATTCACTGCTCGTTGATGCGGAGGAGAAGCAATTTGAAGACCCAAATGTGAAACGGTGGCTGAACGAGCTTAAAGATGCTGCTTATGTTGCGGATGACCTTCTCGATGAGATTGCCACTGAAGCCTTACGATCCAAGTCAGAAGCTGAATTTCAAACCAGCACTAGTACGGTATGGGACTTCTTCTCTGCTAATTCATTTGACATACAATCTAAGCTAGAAGAAATTCTGGATAATCTAGaatatattataaaacaaaaggaTGCCCTTGGTCTTGTTGCTAATGGTGCCCTGAAGGATGCCCCTGGTCTTAAAGGTATACAATCAAGACCATTGACAACTTCTTGCCCTGAAGAATATGGTGTGTTTGGTAGAGACAAGGACAAGGAGGGGATATTTGAGAAGTTCCAATCTAATGGTGCAAGTGTTGATGGGATATGTGTTGTTCCCATAGTGGGTATGGGTGGAGTTGGAAAAACAACTCTTGCTCGGTTTGTTTTCAATGACAAAAGAATAGAGGAGAGTTTTGATCTCAAAGCTTGGGTTTGCGtttcagaaaattttgataattttcgGATAGCAAAAACTATTTTTGAGGAGGTCACTTCCTCTGCTTGTGACAATCAAAACATGaattttctgcaaaataaaattagagagaaatttATGGAGAAGAAAGTTTTCCTTGTTCTAGACGATGTTTGGAATGAGAAATATAATGATTGGGTTGAGCTACTTAAAGTTATCAGATGTGGGGCAAAGGAGATTAAGATCATTGTTACTACACGCAGTACAAAAGTCGCATCAAATGTCCGCACTGTTGCACCTTTTTTTCTAAGACAATTATCAGATGAAGAATGCTGGTCATTGTTTAAAAAACACACATTTATAAATGGTAAAGCTAGTGATCCAATTCTAGAGGATATTGGTAGGCAAATTGCCCAGAAGTGTAAAGGCTTACCTTTAGCAGCAAAAACACTTGGTGGTTTGCTGCGTTGTGAGCAAGATCCAAAGGAGTGGACAATGATTTTGAAGAGTGATATATGGAATTTACCAGAAGAAAAAAGTAGCATCCTTCCGGCTCTAAGATTGAGCTACCACTACCTCCCATCACATTTGAAGCAATGCTTTGCTTATTGCTCCATCCTTCCAAAGGATTATGAATTTAAAAAGGAGGAGTTGGTCTTGTTGTGGATGGCACAAGATTTTTTACAGCAATCCAAAGGAAATGGGAGGATGGAAGAAATAGGTGAACGGTACTTTGATGATCTCGTATCTAGGTCACTTTTTCAACAATCAAGTACTAGTGAATCACGTTTCATAATGCATGACTTAGTCAATGACTTGGCAACATTTATATCTGGAGAATTTTGTTTTAGGTTGGAGGAGGACAATGAGTTGAATGAAATAACAGAAAAGACACGCCATTTTTCATGTTATGAAGGTAGATTTGATGACTCTAAGAAATTTGAGATCCTTTATGATGCAAAGGATTTGCGAACCTTcttggaaaaattaaaatggagTTGGAGGAAAGAATATGACAACTTATGGAAGATGAAATGTGATTTGTTGAAGGAATTTAAGACCATGCGGGTTTTAACATTTTCTAGTTCAAGAATAACGGAGTTGCCTAATTTTGTTGATGATTTGAAGCACCTTCGTTATTTGAATATTAGTGACACTGTAATCAAACACTTGCCTGATTCTTTATGTAAGTTGTATAATTTGCAAACCTTGATATTGTCAAGGTACATCACCAAGTTTCCCACCAACACGAGTAAACTAATCAACTTGCGCCACCTAGATAATAGTAAAGCCACGATGGAAGAGATGCCTCCTCAGATGGgtaaaatgaaaaatctcagaaaattatatgtttttggtgTGGGCAAACATGATGATGGGTCCAGTATTAAAGAGTTGGGGGAGCTTCAGCATCTTTCTGGAAAATTGTCTCTGTTGAACTTGGAAAATGTTCAATGCATTAATAAAGATATTACGGAGGTTATATTAAAGAATAAGCAAGATTTATCTAAGTTGAAGTTGGAATGGAAACCTGGTCATGGCGCTGAAGATTCAGAAAAGGAAAGAATTTTGCTTGAGCAGTTGTGTCCTCATACAAACTTGAATTCTCTCACCATCACTAATTATGAGGGTACAAGCTTTCCAAAATGGTTAGGAGACTCGTCATTCTCTAAAATGGTGTACATAGAGCTTCGTAATTGTGATAATTGCTTCTCCTTGCCTCCGCTTGGACAGCTACCTGACCTCAAGAGTCTTAAAATTCAATGTTTTGGTGGAATATCAAGCGCGGGCCCTGAGTTCTATGGGAATACAATTAAACCGTTCAGAGCCCTTGAGTGTTTAACATTTGAAGATATGCCAGAGTGGCAGGAGTGGGTTATATTTGAAGGGGAAGTTTTCACTTGTCTTCGAAAACTATATATTAAACATTGTCCCAAACTAAGTGGGGGTCTGCCCGTTCAACTTCCCTCTTTGACCACACTTGAGATTAGAAAGTGTGAGCAGCTTGTTGCTTCGCTTCCTAACTCTCCAGCTCTCCATGCATTATTATGCTCGGGGAAAATACAGGTTCCAAATGGTGATGACTATCAATCACTTAAAAGAGTGTACATAGAGGGTGGCGTTTATTCAATTTTGCCCTTTCTACCAGAGTTTGCTTCCCTCTCTTTCTTGGCATTCTCTGAGTGCCCTGATTTAGTTTCCTTTCCCAGCGGAGGACTGTGCGCTCCAAATTTGTCTCGGATTGTAATCCAAGATTGCAGAAACTTAAAGTCACTGCCTGAAGGGATGCACACCCTCCTCCCATCTCTCGTGCATTTGGGTCTGTACGGGTGTCAAGAACTGGAATCCTTTCCCGAGGGAGGTTTGCCCTCCAGCTTAGAAAGTCTTGCTATAAACAGGTGCGAGAAACTCATTTCCCGTCGCATGGAATTGGGATTGCAAGGTCTTCACTCTCTcagaagtttcaaaatttgtggTTATGACAACGAATTGGAGTCCTTTCCAGAGGAGGCGTTGCTGCCTCCTAATCTTACCGATTTCGGCATCAGTTATTTACCAAATCTAAAATCGCTCAATGGTAAGGGGTTTCAACACCTTACCTCTCTTAAACGCTTGACTATTCTGGGCTGCCAAAATCTTGACTGCTTACTAGAAGACGTTTTGCCTACCTCTCTGTGTGAGCTATATACCTTTGAATGCCGTTTGTTGAAAGAACGGTATGGAAACGAGAAAGGGGAGGGCCGGGCCAAGATTGCCCACATTCCCAATATATCCATAGATTATTGA
- the LOC126723704 gene encoding uncharacterized protein LOC126723704, whose protein sequence is MTKVYGTGAYDFKRHRVAEYPVDPTSSATQPAAEKPVESALPSTITLLEIQRDRLTKIAEDNWSKAAGGGGGGKGSGGEKRFDPELVKEIYKTELLVKGGRKPVPLQRVMILEVSQYLENYLWPNFDPDTASFEHVMSMILMVNEKFRENVAAWVCFYDRKDIFKGFLERVLRLKEGIELSIAEKTNYLVFMINAFQSLGDEVVSEAVLRLASLQSWHSLSYGRFQMELCLNQELIKKWKRMIKREAKEATKRGELFDPSTKLEVKFLRNLIEEFLEVLDSTVFSQEQHVNEDDKIIDAYGLKQVDDACVLYCERFMEFLIDLLSQLPTRRYLRPLVADVAVVAKCHLSALYKHEKGKLFAQLVDLLQFYEKFEINDHVGTQLTDDEVLQSHYDRFQSFQLLAFKKIPKLRELALANIGAINKRADLSKKLSELSPMDLRDLVCHKLKLISEEDPWSERVDFLIEVMVSFFEKQQSQKEAINALPLYPNEQIMWDESLVPSINYSGEGCLALPKLNLQFLTLHDYLLRNFNLFRLESTYEIREDIQEAVPHLLAYINNEGETAFRGWSRMAVPIKEFKITEVKQPNIGEVKPSSVTADVTFSISSYKAQIRSEWNALKEHDVLFLLSIRPSFEPLSAEEAAKASVPQRLGLQYVRGCEIIEVRDEEGTLMNDFTGRIKRDEWKPPKGELRTVTVALDTAQYHMDVSNIAEKGADDVYGTFNILMRRKPKENNFKAILESIRDLMNEYCIVPDWLHNVFLGYGNPSAAQWTNMPDLLEIVDFKDTFLDADHLKDSFPDYKVCFINPDGRENLQPMPPFRIRLPKTQKGGSHALTGNKISGVDSADGVNMEDTLIVEAYTPPDPGPYPQDQPKQNSVRFTPTQIGAIISGIQPGLTMVVGPPGTGKTDTAVQILNVLYHNCPSQRTLIITHSNQALNDLFEKIMQRDVPARYLLRLGQGEQELATDLDFSRQGRVNAMLVRRLELLGEVERLARSLQLPEDVGYTCETAGYFWLLHVYSRWEQFLAACAENEDKPTFVKDRFPFKEFFSDTPHPIFMGESFEKDMRAAKGCFRHLKTMFQELEECRAFELLKSTADRANYLMTKQAKIVAMTCTHAALKRKDFLQLGFKYDNLLMEESAQILEIETFIPMLLQRQEDGYARLKRCILIGDHHQLPPVVKNMAFQKYSHMDQSLFTRFVRLGIPYIELNAQGRARPSIAKLYNWRYRDLGDLPYVKEDAVFHRANAGFSYEYQLVDVPDYQGRGESAPSPWFYQNEGEAEYVVSVYMYLRLLGYPANKISILTTYNGQKLLIRDVINRRCVPYDFIGPPSKVTTVDKFQGQQNDFILLSLVRTRFVGHLRDVRRLVVAMSRARLGLYVFCRRSLFEQCYELQPTFQLLLQRPDRLALNLNEITSYTERHVEDTGPIHLVSGVEEMISIFNWRYQERYMSHQFDHYMTYSGQNDQQNSTTLFNAMDTDTPSVQHGSSMEEDTRIDGDVLPASHSNGEVDKEASKNDENDRQPESSNSSEENMTE, encoded by the exons ATGACGAAAGTGTACGGAACCGGCGCGTACGATTTCAAGCGGCACAGGGTGGCGGAGTACCCGGTGGATCCAACGTCGTCGGCGACGCAGCCGGCGGCGGAGAAGCCGGTGGAGTCTGCGCTGCCGAGCACGATAACGCTGTTGGAGATTCAGCGGGACCGGCTCACGAAGATCGCGGAGGATAACTGGTCGAAAGCTGCcggaggaggtggaggaggtAAAGGCTCCGGCGGTGAGAAGCGGTTCGATCCGGAGCTGGTGAAGGAGATTTACAAGACGGAGTTGCTGGTCAAAGGAGGGAGAAAGCCCGTGCCGTTGCAGAGGGTGATGATTTTGGAGGTGAGTCAGTATTTGGAGAACTACCTCTGGCCCAATTTCGACCCCGATACGGCGTCGTTCGAGCACGTCATGTCGATGATTCTCATGGTCAATGAGAAG TTTCGGGAGAATGTGGCAGCTTGGGTATGCTTTTATGATCGAAAAGACATTTTTAAGGGATTCCTTGAGAGGGTCCTTCGGCTGAAGGAG GGAATAGAATTAAGCATTGCCGAGAAGACGAATTACTTGGTTTTCATGATCAATGCCTTTCAG AGCTTGGGAGATGAGGTTGTCAGCGAGGCTGTGTTGAGATTAGCAAGTTTGCAATCCTGGCACAGTTTGTCATATGGTCGTTTTCAG ATGGAGCTTTGTCTTAATCAGGAATTGATCaagaaatggaaaagaatgatAAAGAGAGAAGCTAAGGAGGCAACAAAGCGAGGAGAGCTTTTTGACCCGTCAACTAAGCTTGAAGTGAAATTCTTGAGAAATCTTATTGAAGAATTTCTGGAG GTATTGGATTCAACGGTTTTTTCCCAGGAACAACATGTtaatgaagatgataaaataattGATGCTTATGGTTTGAAGCAAGTTGACGATGCTTGTGTTTTGTACTGTGAGAGGTTTATGGAATTTCTTATTGATCTCTTGAGCCAACTGCCAACAAGGAG GTACCTGAGACCTCTTGTTGCTGATGTGGCTGTTGTTGCCAAGTGCCATCTGAGTGCACTCTATAAACATGAGAAGGGGAAACTCTTTGCACAACTGGTCGACTTGCTGCAGTTCTATGagaaatttgagattaatgATCATGTTGGGACTCAACTGACAGATGATGAGGTGCTGCAGTCTCATTATGACCGCTTCCAATCTTTTCAACTGCTTGCATTCAAGAAGATCCCCAAG TTGCGAGAACTTGCATTGGCTAACATTGGTGCAATTAACAAGCGGGCTGATCTCTCTAAGAAGTTGTCTGAGCTTTCTCCTATGGATTTGAGGGATTTGGTTTGCCACAAG CTCAAACTGATCTCAGAGGAAGATCCCTGGTCAGAAAGGGTTGATTTTCTTATTGAAGTCATGGTCtccttttttgagaaacaacaatCTCAAAAAGAAGCCATAAATGCTCTCCCACTCTACCCAAACGAGCAAATTATGTGGGATGAAAGCCTTGTACCAAGCATAAATTACTCTGGCGAGGGTTGTCTAGCTCTTCCAAAACttaatttacaattcttaaCGCTTCATGATTATCTTCTGCGAAATTTTAATCTCTTCCGTCTTGAATCAACATATGAGATACGTGAGGATATTCAGGAAGCTGTACCACATCTCCTTGCCTACATCAATAATGAAGGAGAAACTGCTTTTCGTGGTTGGTCAAGAATGGCTGTGCCAATTAAAGAATTTAAGATCACCGAGGTAAAACAGCCAAACATTGGAGAAGTCAAGCCGTCATCTGTTACTGCAGATGTGACTTTTAGCATTTCCAGTTATAAAGCACAAATAAGATCAGAGTGGAATGCCCTTAAAGAGCACGATGTTCTGTTTTTACTTTCGATTCGCCCTTCATTTGAGCCTCTAAGTGCTGAAGAAGCTGCCAAGGCAAGTGTGCCACAAAGGCTTGGACTTCAGTATGTGAGGGGATGTGAGATTATTGAGGTTCGTGATGAGGAGGGAACTCTCATGAATGATTTCACAGGAAGAATTAAAAGAGATGAGTGGAAGCCTCCAAAAGGGGAACTGAGAACTGTAACTGTTGCTTTAGATACAGCGCAATACCACATGGATGTCAGCAATATTGCAGAGAAAGGTGCAGATGATGTTTATGGGACATTCAATATATTGATGAGGAGGAAgccaaaagaaaacaatttcaaaGCAATTTTAGAGTCTATAAGAGATCTTATGAATGAATATTGTATCGTTCCTGATTGGCTGCACAATGTATTTTTGGGCTATGGGAATCCTTCTGCAGCACAATGGACTAACATGCCTGATCTTTTGGAAATAGTAGATTTCAAAGATACTTTCCTTGATGCTGACCATTTGAAAGACAGTTTTCCGGATTATAAG GTTTGTTTTATAAATCCAGATGGCAGAGAAAACTTGCAGCCGATGCCTCCTTTTCGAATTAGGCTTCCCAAGACGCAGAAAGGCGGTAGTCATGCACTTACTGGGAATAAGATATCTGGTGTTGATTCAGCAGATGGTGTCAATATGGAGGATACACTCATTGTTGAGGCATACACTCCTCCTGACCCAGGTCCTTATCCCCAAGATCAGCCAAAACAGAACTCAGTTAGATTTACACCTACACAG ATTGGAGCAATCATCTCTGGTATTCAGCCTGGACTAACTATGGTTGTGGGTCCACCTGGTACGGGAAAAACTGATACAGCTGTGCAAATCCTGAATGTGCTTTATCACAATTGTCCTTCTCAGCGGACATTGATAATCACACATTCAAATCAGGCTTTGAATGACCTTTTTGAGAAGATAATGCAG AGGGATGTACCTGCACGTTATCTACTCCGTCTTGGTCAAGGAGAACAAGAACTAGCGACTGATCTCGATTTTAGTAGGCAAGGCCGTGTGAATGCAATGCTTGTCCGACGGTTAGAACTGCTTGGTGAAGTGGAGAGGTTGGCTAGATCTCTTCAACTGCCTGAGGATGTAGGTTATACATGCGAAACTGCTGGATATTTCTGGTTGCTTCATGTATACTCTCGCTGGGAACAATTCTTGGCGGCTTGTGCTGAGAATGAAGATAAACCAACATTTGTTAAAGACCGCTTTCCCTTCAAGGAATTTTTCTCTGACACTCCGCATCCAATTTTTATGGGTGAGTCTTTTGAGAAAGACATGAGAGCCGCTAAGGGGTGCTTTCGTCATCTTAAGACCATGTTTCAAGAGCTTGAAGAGTGTAGGGCATTTGAATTGCTCAAGTCAACGGCTGATCGAGCAAATTATCTCATGACCAAGCAGGCAAAGATTGTTGCAATGACTTGCACTCATGCAGCTCTCAAGAGGAAGGACTTTCTTCAGCTAGGTTTCAAGTATGACAACTTGTTGATGGAAGAAAGTGCCCAAATATTGGAGATTGAGACCTTCATCCCAATGTTGCTCCAGAGGCAAGAAGATGGTTATGCACGGCTTAAGCGCTGCATCCTGATTGGTGATCATCATCAGTTGCCTCCTGTTGTGAAGAACATGGCTTTCCAGAAGTATAGCCACATGGATCAGAGTCTATTTACAAGGTTTGTTCGTCTTGGCATTCCTTATATTGAGCTCAATGCCCAGGGTAGAGCCAGGCCAAGTATAGCCAAACTGTACAACTGGAGGTACAGAGATTTGGGTGACCTTCCTTATGTAAAGGAGGATGCTGTCTTCCATAGAGCAAATGCTGGATTCTCCTATGAGTACCAGTTAGTGGATGTGCCCGATTACCAAGGTAGAGGTGAAAGCGCCCCTTCCCCTTGGTTTTATCAAAATGAGGGAGAAGCTGAATATGTTGTCAGTGTCTATATGTACCTGCGTTTACTTGGGTACCCAGCAAATAAGATATCCATCTTGACAACTTACAATGGCCAGAAACTTTTGATCCGTGATGTTATCAATAGAAGATGTGTTCCATATGACTTCATTGGTCCACCCAGCAAG GTTACAACTGTTGATAAGTTTCAAGGTCAGCAAAATGATTTTATATTGCTGTCTCTTGTGCGTACTCGCTTTGTTGGTCACCTTCGTGATGTTAGAAGATTGGTTGTTGCCATGTCTCGTGCCCGACTTGGTTTGTATGTGTTTTGTCGCCGATCTCTGTTTGAACAATGCTATGAACTGCAGCCTACATTTCAACTTCTGCTTCAGAGACCTGATCGCCTTGCCCTCAATCTAAATGAGATCACATCATATACAGAACGACATGTTGAAGACACTGGACCTATCCATCTTGTCAGTGGTGTTGAGGAGATGATTAGCATTTTTAACTGGAGGTATCAG GAACGATACATGAGTCATCAATTTGATCATTATATGACCTACTCGGGACAAAATGATCAACAAAATTCAACAACTTTGTTCAATGCCATGGACACTGATACACCTTCTGTGCAACATGGAAGCAGCATGGAAGAGGATACTAGGATAGATGGGGATGTTCTGCCTGCAAGTCATTCAAATGGGGAAGTAGATAAGGAAGCTagtaaaaatgatgaaaatgataGGCAACCTGAAAGCAGCAATTCAAGTGAGGAAAATATGACGGAGTAG